Proteins co-encoded in one Neodiprion lecontei isolate iyNeoLeco1 chromosome 3, iyNeoLeco1.1, whole genome shotgun sequence genomic window:
- the LOC124293658 gene encoding uncharacterized protein LOC124293658 isoform X2 produces MKPNNANGEVPNVVDDEYEARGGQGSLIGFLYQLKVLMLFMIRGLRKDLKFRLATEMMAAGNFDDLVLEFKCDDDTNSKKAYRFLQAKHRQHDSPLTSALDLFRNDVFDLRKYFDSYRQIKRHPVFSQGDLKDFIIYTTVDLDAKKLESQGIKLIQDEPDDDFLDFKNPNNGNRRYKFDSKGPSMIYEKLASEAYYLAQTLAAKVLNGEKLTVDNEILKKYRHILTKEVINVEKKKFSDAFIKGEPLSDGAKNFREKFFRQYLQQTEHPENDVNQEEIWNDIKEKSLKFSDSFVSDCVLENLKKLPAEFQKLLDSADDNKLVIIETSPEKVSGKDKGKAYAPNIVTNIDTLLRYVLIEETTDKIRFKSEFLNDMSDDELPGDIPKLRTALRNKMGKKKFADLSKYHFEIGNLRKFHDSDVSVEEIRCFLEKLTVAVKQPDENELDEILKIELAQDCMLDVLCADSVTMSFQREMEKWFLYEKGSYKSGDDVREFLDKTVNEIITLKLSGLNSEYPEQLENYGMYFEEANKELVKYLNNLTKDTGKKNAACNLVATEGTLIAAIQVHREIKNSPEFHGEHKSVIIRLNELLLPSIRKHVIDVFRMKDRYHLLVVVSEGCNDQELRDLGILYKDLNEIMTDKGYEMKRLIFVTSTELRFENCYQIHCDLGFNDLTDESQRKLLNKQLVNLQDRKENMSFTKLLRIQQSENVDPNGFKNFRDAIDSTTLEKLIRGRNNIKIGSAPQGLGSIKNYFMNRTFHRRVIIKADVFESELTSEIYAVGHVDLNFSQNQRAHGKMRSSQRIHSLKQQRRFVELNSGEEETRFEELCNANPSQNVHWLMWGEGGLLWIRSNGSIDTLLKYRDLGRNFDCNYRCAVCKSAASNIIVDELNAQNVGPVIVSDVAGMGKTTILTHFTTKMEENNPKMWVIRINLNDYTEALAREKSECNVKAGDEESVTKFLVNDFLELKTEMERVILKYLIKVPGSVALLFDGFDEISPRYTETVIKMLKALKEYSGVKLVVTTRPQMPSALESTLQTFSYAMEPFSREDQIDFLVRYWRNVCNQVDETLQTLKTRAGIVLEEIGNAVSDRLNEFAGIALQTQLIGEIFAHENVNTVSVVNRDGFESDGRDCIKLADLYRMFFDRMFEIHCEEKLKVDPTILAVRGYAKKLRAEFLENHRRLAMYTFLQEKKSETWTLSAEEIVKVNKSIAEIRRGDERMGIVTSTINQRVRFIHRTFLEYFVASYLFHSLKKSDANESTERLKEFILIKILQKTECKVIRAFLNDLLSEPPVNSIFDAPISTEEWEVYVSSRYYGPISKIAAREGNYEIMEFVFSWLAKNSSDPQKFINAKFTFFDLTLINQVIKNMPLHRCQSTLAKAERAALTWLLEHKADVNVTDSAGNTSMHLAVMRGNLMVLKLLADQGGADMTARNDKGETLQHIAAKFQKLDMLKWLLEDQGCDVNVQDDSGMTLQHVAAGYYNLDVLNWLVRDQNCEVNVRDDSGIMWQRIFAEFKVSKMPKQVVDDRGRDVNVQDHSEMTLQHVAIGYDDLDELNWLVKDQNCEVNVRDDSGMTWQRTFAKFKVSKMPKQVVEDRGCDVNVRNDSGITLQHVAAACNNLDVLKWLVEDRGCDVNVRYDSGMTLQHVAAACNNLDMLKWLVEDRGCDVNVRNDSGITLQYLAAKRNNLDMLKWLVEDRGCDVNVRNDSGITLQHVAAAWNNLDMLKWLVEDRGCDVNVRNDSGITLQYLAAECNNLDMLKWLVEDRGCDVNVRNDSGMTLQYLAAKCNNLDMLKWLVEDRGCDVNVRNDSGITLQHVAAAWNNLDVLKWLVEDRGCDVNVRNDSGITLQYLATECNNLDMLKWLVEDRGCDVNVRNDPGITLQHVAAARNNLDVLKWLVEDRGCDVNVRNDSGITLQYLAAECNNLDMLKWLVEDRGCDVNVRNDSGITLQHVAAARNNLDVLKWLVEDRGCDVNVRDDSGMTLQHIAAKCNKLDVLKWLVEDRGCDVNVRNDSGITLQYLAAECNNLDMLKWLVEDRGCDVNVRNDSGITLQHVAAACNNLDVLKWLVEDRGCDVNVRDDSGMTLQHVAAECNNLDMLKWLVEDRGCDVNVRDDSGMTLQHVAAECNNLDMLKWLVEDRGCDVNVRNDSGITLQHVAAARNNLDVLKWLVEDRGCDVNVRNDSGITLQYLAAECNNLDMLKWLVEDRGCDVNVRNDSGITLQHVAAARNNLDVLKWLVEDRGCDVNVRDDSGMTLQHVAAGCNNLDMLKWLVEDRGCDVNVRSNMGSTLQHIAAKCNKLDVLKWLVEDRGCDVNVRNESGITLQYLAAECNNLDMLKWLVEDRGCDVNVRNDSGITLQHVAAACNNLDVLKWLVEDRGCDVNVWSNMGSTLQHIAAECNKLDVLKWLVEDRGCDVNVRDNSGMTLQHIAGEYNNLDMLKWLVEDRGCDVNVRDDSGMTLQHVAAGCNNLDMLKWLVEDRGCDVNVRDDSGMTLQHVAAECNNLDMLKWLVEDRGCDVNVRDNLGMTLQHIAAECGSSDVLKWLVEDRCCDVNVRDDSGMTLQHVAALYNYLDILASTRI; encoded by the exons ATGAAACCCAACAACGCGAACGGCGAAGTGCCAAACGTCGTAGATGATGAGTATGAAGCACGGGGCGGGCAGGGGAGTCTGATAGGCTTTCTTTACCAGCTGAAGGTGCTAATGCTCTTCATGATCCGCGGATTACGGAAAGATCTAAAGTTTCGTTTAGCGACCGAAATGATGGCGGCGGGAAACTTTGATGATCTCGTGCTTGAGTTTAAATGCGACGACGACACCAATAGTAAGAAGGCTTACCGATTTCTTCAGGCCAAACATAGACAGCATGATTCGCCGCTGACCAGTGCTCTGGACCTTTTCAGGAATGATGTCTTCGACTTGAGGAAATACTTTGATTCCTACCGTCAGATAAAAAGACATCCCGTTTTCAGTCAGGGCGATTTGAAAGATTTCATAATTTATACTACCGTAGATCTAGATGCAAAGAAACTCGAATCTCAAGGGATTAAGCTGATACAGGATGAACCAGATGACGATTTTCTGGATTTCAAAAACCCAAACAACGGAAACAGACGATACAAGTTCGACAGTAAAGGACCATCTATGATCTATGAAAAGCTAGCATCGGAAGCTTACTATCTGGCTCAGACGTTGGCTGCGAAAGTTCTCAATGGGGAAAAGTTGACGGTTGACAacgaaattctgaaaaaatatcgtcacATACTGACAAAGGAAGTTATCAAtgtggagaaaaagaaattttccgaCGCTTTTATTAAAGGGGAACCATTGTCCGATGGGGCGAAAAATTTccgcgagaaattttttcgtcagTATTTGCAACAAACTGAACACCCGGAAAATGATGTGAACCAAGAAGAGATTTGGAATGATATAAAGGAAAAGTCTCTCAAATTCTCGGATAGTTTCGTCTCGGACTGCGTACTCGAGAATCTGAAAAAGTTACCCGCGgaattccaaaaattattgGATTCTGCCGACGATAACAAACTAGTCATAATAGAAACGTCGCCAGAAAAAGTCTCTGGGAAAGACAAAGGAAAAGCCTATGCGCCCAATATCGTAACTAACATCGACACTTTGTTGAGATATGTATTGATTGAAGAAACTACCGACAAGATTCGATTCAAGTCAGAGTTTTTGAACGATATGTCTGATGACGAGCTGCCTGGGGACATACCGAAACTGAGAACTGCTCTGCGAAacaaaatgggaaaaaaaaaattcgccgATCTCAGTAAATATCATTTTGAAATCGGAAATTTAAGGAAGTTTCATGACAGTGACGTCAGCGTAGAAGAAATCCGATGTTTCCTCGAGAAGTTGACGGTTGCGGTGAAACAGCCGGACGAAAATGAACTGgacgaaatattaaaaatagaGTTGGCTCAAGATTGCATGTTAGATGTACTATGTGCTGATTCAGTTACCATGTCTTTCCAAAGAGAGATGGAGAAATGGTTTCTTTACGAAAAAGGTTCATATAAATCAGGGGATGACGTCCGTGAATTTCTCGATAAAACtgtaaatgaaattataacGCTGAAATTGTCGGGATTGAATTCGGAATACCCGGAGCAGCTTGAAAATTACGGCATGTATTTCGAAGAAGCAAATAAGGAGTTGGTGAAGTATTTAAACAATTTGACAAAAGATACAGGAAAGAAAAATGCCGCTTGTAATTTAGTCGCAACCGAGGGAACACTGATAGCAGCCATTCAAGTTCACCGAGAGATCAAGAATTCACCCGAGTTTCACGGAGAACATAAAAGTGTAATTATACGGCTGAACGAGCTCTTGTTGCCCAGTATCAGAAAACATGTAATAGATGTATTTCGAATGAAGGACCGGTATCATTTGCTGGTTGTCGTTTCTGAAGGGTGCAATGATCAGGAGCTTCGGGACTTAGGTATACTGTACAAAGATTTGAACGAAATTATGACGGATAAAGGATATGAGATGAAGAGGCTGATTTTTGTTACAAGCACGGAGTTACGTTTCGAAAACTGTTATCAGATTCACTGTGATTTAGGCTTCAATGACCTTACAGACGAGTCACAGAGGAAACTATTGAACAAACAGCTCGTTAATTTGCAAGATCGAAAAGAAAACATGAGTTTCACAAAGTTATTGCGAATTCAACAATCGGAAAATGTAGATCCGAACGGTTTTAAAAACTTCAGAGACGCCATCGACTCCACAACGTTGGAGAAGCTGATCCGTGGCaggaataatataaaaataggCTCTGCCCCGCAAGGTTTGGGttctataaaaaattatttcatgaatcgTACATTTCATCGGCGGGTTATCATCAAGGCCGACGTCTTTGAGTCTGAACTGACTTCCGAGATCTACGCCGTCGGGCACGTGGACCTCAATTTCTCACAGAACCAAAGGGCGCATGGAAAAATGAGATCTTCTCAGCGAATTCATTCCTTGAAACAGCAACGTAGATTCGTTGAATTGAACAGTGGTGAAGAGGAGACGCGATTCGAAGAGCTATGTAACGCAAATCCAAGCCAAAACGTTCACTGGCTTATGTGGGGAGAGGGAGGATTACTATGGATACGATCGAATGGTAGTATCGATACTTTGCTGAAGTACAGAGACTTAGGAAGAAATTTTGATTGTAACTACCGGTGTGCGGTATGTAAAAGCGCAGCCAGCAATATAATAGTTGATGAACTAAATGCTCAGAATGTGGGGCCCGTAATTGTTTCTGATGTCGCGGGCATGGGAAAAACAACAATTCTAACTCACTTTACGACGAAGATGGAAGAGAATAACCCCAAAATGTGGGTGATCCGTATTAATTTGAACGATTATACAGAGGCGTTGGCGAGAGAAAAAAGCGAATGCAATGTGAAAGCGGGTGACGAGGAGAGCGTGACCAAGTTCCTCGTCAACGATTTTTTGGAACTCAAGACTGAAATGGAAAGAGTGATTCTGAAATATCTTATCAAGGTACCAGGTAGCGTGGCTTTACTTTTTGACGGTTTTGATGAAATAAGTCCCCGGTACACGGAAACAGTAATAAAAATGCTGAAAGCATTAAAAGAATATTCAGGAGTGAAATTGGTCGTTACCACAAGACCCCAAATGCCAAGTGCATTAGAAAGTACGCTTCAGACATTTTCTTACGCAATGGAACCGTTTTCTCGAGAAGATCAAATCGATTTCTTAGTCAGGTATTGGAGGAACGTATGCAATCAAGTTGACGAAACACTGCAAACACTGAAAACACGTGCTGGAATAGTGTTGGAGGAAATTGGAAATGCAGTCTCTGATAGGCTCAATGAATTCGCTGGTATTGCACTGCAAACTCAGCTCATTGGAGAAATATTCGCTCACGAGAATGTCAATACGGTTTCAGTGGTTAATCGTGATGGTTTCGAATCGGATGGGCGAGATTGTATTAAACTGGCTGATCTGTACCGTATGTTTTTTGACAGAATGTTTGAAATACACTGCgaagaaaagttgaaagttGACCCCACCATCCTTGCGGTACGGGGATATGCCAAGAAACTGAGAGCAGAATTTTTAGAGAACCATCGGCGATTAGCTATGTACACGTTTctccaagaaaaaaaatcagaaacgtGGACTTTATCTGCAGAGGAAATTGTCAAAGTGAATAAATCGATTGCTGAGATAAGACGCGGTGATGAACGAATGGGCATCGTGACAAGTACAATCAATCAGAGAGTGCGTTTCATTCATAGAACTTTTCTAGAATATTTCGTGGCCAGTTATTTGTTTCATAGCCTCAAAAAATCGGACGCGAATGAGTCGACTGAGCGGTTAAAAGAgtttattttgattaaaattctGCAAAAAACAGAATGTAAAGTGATTCGTGCCTTCCTTAACGATCTATTATCCGAACCGCCAGTAAACTCGATATTCGACGCTCCTATCTCTACGGAAGAATGGGAGGTATACGTATCCAGCAGATACTACGGACCGATTTCGAAGATTGCTGCGAGGGAAGGCAATTACGAGATCATGGAATTCGTCTTTTCTTGGCTTGCAAAGAATTCCTCAGATCCACAGAAGTTCATTAACGCAAAGTTCACATTTTTTGACCTAACTCTGATAAATCAAGTGATTAAGAACATGCCGCTACACAGATGCCAGAGCACATTAGCTAAAGCTGAAAGAGCAGCTCTGACATGGTTGCTGGAACACAAGGCTGATGTCAATGTTACCGATTCTGCAGGGAATACTTCAATGCACTTGGCTGTTATGAGAGGAAATTTGATGGTTCTGAAATTATTGGCAGATCAGGGAGGAGCTGACATGACCGCTCGAAATGACAAGGGTGAAACATTGCAGCATATAGCTGCTAAATTTCAGAAGTTAGATATGCTAAAGTGGCTTTTGGAAGACCAGGGTTGCGACGTCAACGTACAGGATGATTCAGGGATGACGTTGCAACACGTGGCTGCTGGATATTATAACTTAGATGTGCTGAACTGGCTTGTGAGAGACCAAAATTGCGAAGTCAACGTACGGGACGATTCAGGGATAATGTGGCAGCGTATATTTGCTGAATTTAAGGTGTCAAAAATGCCAAAGCAGGTTGTGGACGACCGAGGTCGCGACGTCAACGTACAGGATCATTCAGAGATGACGTTGCAGCACGTGGCTATTGGATATGATGACTTAGATGAGCTGAACTGGCTTGTGAAAGACCAAAATTGCGAAGTCAACGTACGGGACGATTCAGGGATGACGTGGCAGCGTACATTTGCTAAATTTAAGGTGTCAAAAATGCCAAAGCAGGTTGTGGAAGACCGAG GTTGCGACGTCAACGTACGGAATGATTCAGGGATAACGTTGCAGCACGTGGCTGCTGCATGTAATAACTTAGATGTGCTAAAGTGGCTTGTGGAAGACCGAGGTTGCGACGTTAACGTACGGTATGATTCAGGGATGACGTTGCAGCACGTGGCTGCTGCATGTAATAACTTAGATATGCTAAAGTGGCTTGTGGAAGACCGAGGTTGCGACGTCAACGTACGGAATGATTCGGGGATTACGTTGCAGTACTTAGCTGCTAAACGTAATAACTTAGATATGCTCAAGTGGCTTGTGGAAGACCGAGGTTGCGACGTCAACGTACGGAATGATTCAGGGATAACGTTGCAGCACGTGGCTGCTGCATGGAATAACTTAGATATGCTAAAGTGGCTTGTGGAAGACCGAGGTTGCGACGTCAACGTACGGAATGATTCGGGGATTACGTTGCAGTACTTAGCTGCTGAATGTAATAACTTAGATATGCTAAAGTGGCTTGTGGAAGACCGAGGTTGCGACGTCAACGTACGGAATGATTCGGGGATGACGTTGCAGTACTTAGCTGCTAAATGTAATAACTTAGATATGCTAAAGTGGCTTGTGGAAGACCGAGGTTGCGACGTTAACGTACGGAATGATTCAGGGATAACGTTGCAGCACGTGGCTGCTGCATGGAATAACTTAGATGTGCTAAAGTGGCTTGTGGAAGACCGAGGTTGCGACGTCAACGTACGGAATGATTCGGGGATTACGTTGCAGTACTTAGCTACTGAATGTAATAACTTAGATATGCTAAAGTGGCTTGTGGAAGACCGAGGTTGCGACGTTAACGTACGGAATGATCCAGGGATAACGTTGCAGCACGTGGCTGCTGCACGTAATAACTTAGATGTGCTAAAGTGGCTTGTGGAAGACCGAGGTTGCGACGTCAACGTACGGAATGATTCGGGGATTACGTTGCAGTACTTAGCTGCTGAATGTAATAACTTAGATATGCTAAAGTGGCTTGTGGAAGACCGAGGTTGCGACGTTAACGTACGGAATGATTCAGGGATAACGTTGCAGCACGTGGCTGCTGCACGTAATAACTTAGATGTGCTAAAGTGGCTTGTGGAAGACCGAGGTTGCGACGTCAACGTACGGGACGATTCAGGGATGACGTTGCAGCAC ATAGCTGCTAAATGTAATAAGTTAGATGTGCTAAAGTGGCTTGTGGAAGACCGAGGTTGCGACGTCAACGTACGGAATGATTCGGGGATTACGTTGCAGTACTTAGCTGCTGAATGTAATAACTTAGATATGCTAAAGTGGCTTGTGGAAGACCGAGGTTGCGACGTTAACGTACGGAATGATTCAGGGATAACGTTGCAGCACGTGGCTGCTGCATGTAATAATTTAGATGTGCTAAAGTGGCTTGTGGAAGACCGAG GTTGCGACGTCAACGTACGGGACGATTCAGGGATGACGTTGCAGCACGTGGCTGCTGAATGTAATAACTTAGATATGCTAAAGTGGCTTGTGGAAGACCGAGGCTGCGACGTCAACGTACGGGATGATTCAGGGATGACGTTGCAGCACGTGGCTGCTGAATGTAATAACTTAGATATGCTAAAGTGGCTTGTGGAAGACCGAGGTTGCGACGTTAACGTACGGAATGATTCAGGGATAACGTTGCAGCACGTGGCTGCTGCACGTAATAACTTAGATGTGCTAAAGTGGCTTGTGGAAGACCGAGGTTGCGACGTCAACGTACGGAATGATTCGGGGATTACGTTGCAGTACTTAGCTGCTGAATGTAATAACTTAGATATGCTAAAGTGGCTTGTGGAAGACCGAGGTTGCGACGTTAACGTACGGAATGATTCAGGGATAACGTTGCAGCACGTGGCTGCTGCACGTAATAACTTAGATGTGCTAAAGTGGCTTGTGGAAGACCGAGGTTGCGACGTCAACGTACGGGACGATTCAGGGATGACGTTGCAGCACGTGGCTGCTGGATGTAATAACTTAGATATGCTAAAGTGGCTTGTGGAAGACCGAGGTTGCGACGTTAACGTACGGAGTAATATGGGGTCGACGTTGCAGCACATAGCTGCTAAATGTAATAAGTTAGATGTGCTAAAGTGGCTTGTGGAAGACCGAGGTTGCGACGTCAACGTACGGAATGAGTCGGGGATTACGTTGCAGTACTTAGCTGCTGAATGTAATAACTTAGATATGCTAAAGTGGCTTGTGGAAGACCGAGGTTGCGACGTTAACGTACGGAATGATTCAGGGATAACGTTGCAGCACGTGGCTGCTGCATGTAATAATTTAGATGTGCTAAAGTGGCTTGTGGAAGACCGAGGTTGCGACGTCAACGTATGGAGTAATATGGGGTCGACGTTGCAGCATATAGCTGCTGAATGTAATAAGTTAGACGTGCTAAAGTGGCTTGTGGAAGACCGAGGTTGCGACGTCAACGTACGGGACAATTCAGGGATGACGTTGCAGCATATAGCTGGTGAATATAATAACTTAGATATGCTCAAGTGGCTCGTGGAAGACCGAGGTTGCGACGTCAACGTACGGGATGATTCTGGGATGACGTTGCAGCACGTGGCTGCTGGATGTAATAACTTAGATATGCTAAAGTGGCTTGTGGAAGATCGAGGTTGCGACGTCAACGTACGGGACGATTCAGGGATGACGTTGCAGCACGTGGCTGCTGAATGTAATAACTTAGATATGCTAAAGTGGCTTGTGGAAGACCGAGGCTGCGACGTCAACGTACGGGATAATTTAGGGATGACGTTGCAGCACATAGCTGCTGAATGTGGTAGCTCAGATGTGCTAAAGTGGCTTGTGGAAGACCGATGTTGCGACGTCAACGTACGGGACGATTCAGGAATGACGTTGCAGCACGTGGCTGCTCTATACAATTACTTAGATATTCTTGCGTCAACACGAATTTGA